In the Euphorbia lathyris chromosome 5, ddEupLath1.1, whole genome shotgun sequence genome, one interval contains:
- the LOC136228989 gene encoding nicotinate phosphoribosyltransferase 2-like has protein sequence MEVKANGPNSDLGRIPDGPTNPMVTPLLTDLYQFTMAYAYWKAGKHQERAVFDLYFRKNPFGGEYTIFAGLDECIRLIANFKFTEEEITFIQQTLPSCEDGFCEYLRRLDCSEVEVYAIPEGSVVFPKVPLLRIGGPVAVVQLLETPLLNLVNYASLVATNAARHRFVAGKSKILLEFGLRRAQGPDGGIGASKYSYLGGFDATSNVAAGRLFGIPLRGTHSHAFVSSYMSLDEIVEKSLQSSDGSSNCEDFVSLVQTWLNKIKWSNSLQGTFGETNQSELAAFISYALAFPNNFLALVDTYDVMRSGIPNFCAVALALDDLGYRAVGIRLDSGDLAYLSSETRKFFCSIEREFGLSGFGKTSITASNDLNEETLDALNKQGHEVDAFGIGTYLVTCYAQAALGCVFKLVEINSQPRIKLSEDVSKVSIPCKKRCYRLYGKEGYPLLDIMTGENEPPPKMGERILCRHPFNESKRAYVVPQKVEELLKCYWPGTSDKVREDLPSLKEIRERCMKQIEHMRPDHMRRLNPTPYKVSVSAKLYDFIHFLWLNEAPVGELQ, from the exons TGGAGGTTAAAGCCAATGGTCCCAATTCAGACTTGGGTCGGATTCCTGACGGACCTACCAACCCTATGGTTACACCTCTCCTAACTGATCTTTATCAGTTTACCATGGCTTATGCTTACTGGAAAGCTGGCAAGCATCAAGAACGAGCCGT GTTTGATTTATATTTTCGGAAGAATCCGTTCGGTGGTGAGTATACAATCTTTGCCGGATTAGATGAGTGCATAAGGTTGATTGCTAATTTCAAATTCACAGAGGAAGAAATTACTTTCATCCAACAAACTTTGCCTTCTTGCGAG GATGGGTTCTGTGAGTATCTTAGAAGACTTGATTGTTCTGAAGTTGAAGTATATGCTATTCCAGAGGGGTCAGTTGTCTTCCCAAAGGTTCCCCTGCTAAGAATTGGAGGACCTGTTGCT GTGGTTCAATTGCTAGAAACTCCATTGCTGAATCTTGTTAATTACGCATCACTAGTGGCAACAAATGCAGCTCGTCATAGATTTGTTGCTGGGAAGTCCAAAATCCTACTAGAATTTGGCCTTAGACGAGCCCAG GGTCCTGATGGTGGAATAGGGGCATCAAAGTATAGCTATCTTGGAGGATTTGATGCGACAAG CAATGTTGCAGCTGGGAGATTGTTTGGGATACCTCTTCGTGGAACACATTCCCATGCGTTTGTTAGCTCATATATG AGCCTTGATGAGATAGTAGAAAAGTCACTGCAGAGCTCTGATGGTTCAAGTAACTGTGAGGATTTTGTCAGTTTGGTACAGACATGGTTGAACAAAATTAAG TGGTCAAATTCATTACAAGGAACTTTTGGTGAGACCAATCAAAGTGAACTGGCAGCTTTCATATCGTATGCCTTAGCATTTCCAAACAACTTTCTGGCTCTTGTGGATACATATGAT GTTATGAGGAGTGGAATCCCCAACTTTTGTGCTGTTGCACTTGCACTTGATGATCTGGG ATATAGAGCAGTGGGCATTAGGCTTGATTCTGGTGACCTGGCCTATTTGTCATCTGAGACACGAAAGTTCTTTTGTTCCATTGAGAGAGAATTTGGATTGTCTGGTTTTGGAAAGACGAGTATCACTGCTAGTAATGACCTCAATGAGGAAACTTTAGATGCTTTAAATAAACAG GGTCATGAAGTGGATGCATTTGGAATAGGGACCTATCTTGTCACTTGCTATGCTCAAGCTGCTTTGGGTTGTGTTTTCAAGCTTGTTGAGATAAATAGCCAACCTCGTATCAAACTTTCTGAAGATGTTTCTAAG GTATCTATACCATGTAAAAAACGGTGTTACAGATTATATGGCAAGGAAGGGTACCCCTTACTTGACATAATGACAGGGGAAAATGAACCGCCTCCAAAG ATGGGAGAAAGGATACTTTGCCGGCATCCTTTTAATGAATCCAAGAGAGCTTATGTGGTTCCGCAGAAGGTTGAGGAGCTTCTGAAGTGTTATTGGCCTGGGACCTCAG ATAAAGTAAGAGAAGATTTGCCTTCTCTTAAAGAAATTAGAGAGCGTTGCATGAAGCAAATTGAACACATGCGACCTGATCACATGAGGCGGTTGAACCCGACACCCTACAAG GTGAGTGTTAGTGCGAAATTGTACGACTTTATTCATTTTCTATGGCTCAATGAAGCACCTGTTGGGGAGTTGCAATAG